DNA from Candidatus Thermoplasmatota archaeon:
ATGAAACTTGTTGAGGTTATTCGTGGTCTTAAAACAGATGATGAGACAACCAAGTTAATAAAAGAGCTTTCTGAAAAAATGGGTAAAACACCTGTTGAGGTAAACGATGGACCAGGTTTTGTTTCTAACCGTCTTTTGATGCCTATGATAAACGAGGCTATCTATTGTTATATGGAGGGAATTGGCTCTGTTGAGAACATTGATAATGTTATGAAGCTTGGTATGAATCATCCTATGGGGCCTCTTGAGCTTGCTGATCTCATTGGTCTTGATGTCGTTCTTAATATCATGACTGTTTTGTATGAGGGTTTCAATGATTCTAAATACAGGCCTTGCCCGTTGTTGAAGAAGATGGTGCAGGCTGGTCAACTTGGTCGTAAAACAGGTAAAGGTTTTTACAACTATAACAAATAGGGAGGATAAAAAATGTCGTACGTAAATATATTAGTTGAAAAGAAAGAGGGTATTGGGATAATAAAAATTAATAGGCCTAACAATTTGAATGCGTTAAATAAGGATACAATAGTTGAGTTGACGAAGGCTGTTGAAGATTTAGAGAAGGACAAAAACATAAAGGTTGCTATATTAACTGGTGAGGGGAAAGCGTTCATCGCTGGTGCAGATATTAAACAGATGAAGGATATGGATCCGTCTGAGGCAAAAAAGTTTGCTGAGATGGGACACAACCTTTTGATTAATATTGAGAAATCACGTCTACCGTTTATTGCAGCGGTGAATGGTTATGCTCTTGGTGGTGGCTGTGAGGTTATGATGGCTTGTGATATATGTATAGCTGCGGCTAGTGCAAAGATTGGGCAACCTGAGATTAATCTTGGTATACACC
Protein-coding regions in this window:
- a CDS encoding enoyl-CoA hydratase-related protein; the protein is MSYVNILVEKKEGIGIIKINRPNNLNALNKDTIVELTKAVEDLEKDKNIKVAILTGEGKAFIAGADIKQMKDMDPSEAKKFAEMGHNLLINIEKSRLPFIAAVNGYALGGGCEVMMACDICIAAASAKIGQPEINLGIHPGFGGTQRLPRLVGRMKAKELLLTGDSIDANEAYRIGLVNIVVPDDKVMEEAEKLASKIAGKSAVQTSFIKSLVNKGMDVDFEKACSMEIYYFSRSFETEDQKEGMSAFLEKRKPVFKGK